From Scomber scombrus chromosome 21, fScoSco1.1, whole genome shotgun sequence, one genomic window encodes:
- the LOC134003654 gene encoding urotensin-2 receptor, with product MNNRSVNLNTSPARVGGAGGGSGTVDHELVITSTFGTLLSVVYIIGVSGNVYTLVVMCHSIRFATSMYISIINLALADLLYLSTIPFVVSTYFLKDWYFGDVGCRILLSLDLLTMHASIFTLTVMCTERYLAVTKPLDTVRRSKSYRKALAWGVWLLSLVLTLPMMIMVAQTTKKSPDGGVKRMCAPTWAPLAYKVYVTVLFGTSIMAPGLIIGYLYVKLARTYLESQRNSVISNGGKRSPKQKVLIMIFTIVLVFWACFLPFWIWQLLPLYHTKPLSLASQTHTCINYLVASLTYSNSCINPFLYTLLTKNYREYLKNRHRSFYRYTSSFKQRPPSLYSWGKSASSSNQFEFNSETLVMGALK from the coding sequence ATGAATAACAGGTCAGTGAATTTAAACACTAGTCCGGCTCGGGTTGGTGGTGCTGGTGGCGGCTCCGGGACTGTGGATCATGAACTCGTTATTACATCTACTTTCGGGACGCTTCTCTCCGTTGTCTATATAATTGGAGTGTCTGGAAATGTGTATACTCTGGTGGTGATGTGTCACTCGATCCGTTTTGCCACCTCTATGTACATCTCCATCATCAACCTGGCCCTGGCGGACCTGCTCTACCTCTCCACCATCCCCTTCGTGGTGTCCACATACTTCTTAAAGGACTGGTACTTCGGTGATGTGGGATGCCGCATCCTCCTCAGCTTGGATCTCCTCACCATGCACGCCAGCATCTTCACCCTCACTGTCATGTGCACGGAGCGCTACCTGGCCGTGACTAAGCCGTTGGATACGGTGAGACGCTCCAAGAGTTACCGCAAAGCTCTGGCGTGGGGTGTGTGGCTGCTTTCTTTGGTCCTCACCTTGCCAATGATGATAATGGTGGCCCAGACTACCAAAAAATCCCCGGACGGGGGTGTGAAGAGGATGTGCGCACCCACCTGGGCACCCCTGGCTTATAAAGTGTACGTGACCGTCCTGTTTGGCACCAGCATCATGGCACCGGGTCTCATTATCGGATATCTTTATGTCAAGTTAGCCCGCACTTATTTAGAGTCCCAGCGCAACTCTGTGATCAGCAACGGCGGCAAGCGCTCACCAAAGCAGAAAGTGCTGATCATGATTTTCACCATCGTGCTGGTGTTCTGGGCGTGCTTTCTACCCTTCTGGATTTGGCAGCTGTTGCCTCTGTATCACACCAAACCTCTGAGCCTGGCCTCGCAGACTCACACCTGCATCAATTACCTGGTGGCGAGTCTCACATACAGTAACAGCTGCATTAACCCTTTCCTCTACACGCTCCTCACCAAGAATTACAGAGAGTATTTGAAGAACAGGCACAGGAGCTTCTACAGGTACACGTCCTCGTTTAAGCAGCGGCCGCCAAGCCTGTACTCCTGGGGGAAGTCGGCGTCCTCCAGTAACCAGTTTGAGTTCAACTCGGAGACGCTGGTCATGGGCGCTCTGAAGTGA